The Alligator mississippiensis isolate rAllMis1 chromosome 11, rAllMis1, whole genome shotgun sequence genomic interval ccctctgtagtcccctcccagtgctgccatgtaccccatgccctgctcagcccaggctCTGCCAGGAATGGCCCCAcacaaccccaaccccagccccagttaGATTCCTGTCACCTTGCCCCCACCCCGATAGCTTGACCCAGAAGGTTTCAAGCTgtttatctttggagccaatgtcagcgtCCAGAGAGATGTACTGCTCTTTcccatagagagctacccctccaccttttctccctgctctgtcccttctgtgcagggtgtagccatCTACGGCTACGCTCCAGGCATGTGAGGAGTCCCTCCAGCtctccatgatccctaccaggtcatattgcccactagcaagcaggagggctagctcctcctgcttattccccatgctcctggcattgctgTACAAGCAACTGAGGtccccagctgacaccctcactTTCCTGAGACGCTGTGGGAGAGCTGTTTGGTTAGCATTTTCAAAACCAGTTGTGTGAATGTCCTCCACATGGGCACTGTCTtgtgtgccagtccccaggcatgctccacttggagtttccctctcccccagcaaagtcagtttaaagccctgtccagtagatcagccatcctggctgagaacaggacCTCACCTCTCCTCGTAAGGTGAATGCCATCTCATCCCAGGAGTCCTCTTTCCATGAAGTGTGTGCTGTGGTCGAAGTAACCAAACCCCTCGCGGTAACACCACCATCTGAAGCATCTGTTAACCTCTTCCATGCAGCCttccctcctgggtctgtggcctGAAACAGGAAGCACAGAAGAGGAAATTACGTGACCCCTCAGTcctttgagcccagcccccagagccctgtagtcactcatgacccggTCGGGGTTACCCCTGCTCATATCGTTTGTGtgcacatggatgaggagcatggggtaataGTCCTAGggagggacaagcctggggatcctttCCGCAATGTCTCAGACGTGGCCtccagggagacagcagaccaCTTGGGCCAAGGGGTGCAGATGGCAAACAGGTCCCTCCATACCTCTCAGGAAAcagtccaccaccaccaccaccaccacctcaccCCCGTCTCCCTTGGTAGCTTGGGTCTCCTCCTAGGGGTGGAAATACTTACCTCCTGAATACTTACCTCCTCCTCCAGTGTCTATCAGAGTCTCCTCATGCATAATGAAGGGAGCATACCTGgatgcagtgccaggggaggagtggcccTGTCTCTGTGTGCTCTGGATCTGGAGATGACTGATTTCTAGGTAGTTTCGGGGGGTGGGCGTTCTTTCTGGccatctccttccccttctcctccacatTCTTCCTCTCCTCCACTTCTCTGGAGTAGGGGCTGGCAGTAGTTTTCTATATAGTCTTCATGGGCCGAGCTGGCATACCTCCGCCTCAAGCTCCTGCACTTGGCCCTCCAGGGACTCcaccaaggagcacatcccacaagtgggggtCTTCCATGTGCAGGTGtcagcagccatggcaggaagccccTGTAGTCCAAGGCCAGGGATGCAGGCTTTGTCTGGGTGGAGGTCTTGGTGCAGAGAAGTTGAAGCTGATGGGCATGGCGAATCACTGCCATGGCTGTGAGCTATTTCTCATACTTACTTGGTCTCAGCAGCTACTCCttaggcctctgggctcaggctgcttgctcagACAAACCCTCTGGGCGCCTTCCGCATGCCCCTCCACACAAACTCCCACACAAACTACCATGCCCTACTTGTGCCACACCTGATTGTGCACTCCGCTTGTGTGGCTCTGGTCAcggggctccctggggggcttAGCTAAGTAGGGACCAGGGAGGAGGGGCATTCCCCTCCCTGGCTTCACTCAGGTGGCGCATCCCACCTGGCACATctccacatgcacacatgcatacatgcacatgccccccccccccacacacacacactccctcagcCCCTACGAGTGCCCCTGTGTTCACCCGCCCTCTCTTGGCCCAGCTCTTACCTTCTGGCTCTTCGCTAGGGGGTCCAGGTCTGGGTCTTCGGCTCCTGGGGGCACAACAGGCATGGACCCATGCGTCTCCACTGGGGAACAGGCCCAAGATGTCACCCTCTCCCACActttgctctgggggtgggagagggagaggtgatcgcaggcagcagggagctccacatGGGTCTGCCACCTCTGAAGCTGCAGGCAAGTCCGTGTGTGCTCCCCTCTACCTCTGATcaacctccccctgctcccaccactaGAGCAAATGAAAATCCTGGACAGCCCAcctggacagggagcagagggcttaAAAAAAACAGGGACATGTCTGGGGAAAGCCAGATCTATGGTAACCCTATCTCGGCGGTGCATGCACACTTAAACAAAAGTgttatgggcagacagacagacagataaagccctttattatattagaatgacaCTAGACTATATTCTATGGCTGCAAGGGAAGAAGAACATAACAATCTTAAGGTCTAACAAGTGAAATGTGTCTGTAAACAATGCGTTGGGAGGACAAATCTCATGTTGTCTCAGGTAGCTGTCGTGTCATGAAACACTTTTCCTCAAAGGCATTTCTCAGGACAGCATGCAACAATAGACATCTAGATCTGCAAATGGATCTAATTTAGTGTGAAACATGAGGACAACTGTCTCTCACCCTCAAGTTTAGCTTCCCTGTTTTCTATTTGATCTGATGTTTAATccaagggaagggagaagagaataGCAGTTAATTAATAGGATCCCAGTTTCAGTGCTTGTTCTAGTTCCATGACCTCATGAGCTTATGCAGTAttgcttatttttttcctctgctatAGCTTGCACTATGTGATGTTTCCAGTTATCTAACTCTAGCATTAAGTTGTGATGATCAATGTGCTGACTCGTGCCACTGTGACAATTGATAGCTCTGCTCACCACATTGCTATTTTTCCCTCTACTACTTGTGCTTGCATCTTCAGGATACAACAGAGAAGACGACAACTTCCTTCTTGCATCATAAACCCATGGCCAGCACCTTTATCCCTGTTTTGATTATTTTCTGCACGTTTTACATCCAGAAGCTGGAATCAGGTAGTGATCCATGATCAATATATACATTTTTCCCACTTTCTCCTCCAAGAAAAAAGCCTCTGCTCCTTCACCAATtggatttccttttctttccatgtTGTTGCTGCTACTTGCAAAAACTTTATTCCAACCCCACTTCTGCAAGTTCAGCAGTgtggaaaagaaaccaaaaagtCTCTATTCTTTATCAGTTGGCTGGTCATTCCAACTGACAGCGGATAAAAATGCtagaaaacaaaaatctaaaGCGCTCTTGAAAACATGCATCTTTATACAAGCATAATGCTGTAACTGAGGGGGGGCAACAACCCCAAGCACCAATGTGGGAGGAGTCTAGTGCAGAAAAGCTGACTACTGCTTACAGCCATGAGTTTGCAATTGTGATCCAGGCTGGAAACAGAAATTGCTGTATCTCTACACTGCTTTACACTTACTTTTCTTTGAACCACCCAGTCACTGGataacacatatatacacacacctagATATTCTTCTTCTTTCTAGCATATCACATCACTACCATGTTAATCTGTTTTCTAATTTCCTTGACAATTTTGTCAAATTCAAAATCCCTCTGAAATATGCATCTTTCATTCCCAGGGTAGAGGGTGGGTCTGACAATCAAGCAATCCCTAGGGGGTTTTCCTGTCATCCTAACAGCCAGCAGTTGTTACTATAGTATTTAATCCTTTCTCCCAGTCCTTATTCTATATTTATCCCACTTTCCTCTCAGAAAGACAACTGAAGGATAGACCTGATCAATAAAACATCTGTCCTTTTGGAAATTCctttattttcatatttacttttaTCACAAACTGGAATTAAATGTCATGACTCTTCTTGTGTATTGAAAGGATCAGAAAATTTCCACTGAAAAATGATAGCTTTGTGCATTGCATATGCTTAGGACATCTCACCCACTTATAGGTACTATATGTAACATAAATTATAGATGAGCTGTCAGGTGCATATGTAGCTAATGTTTCTTGGCACCTATGTTATGATTGTGATTTCAGATGCTTATTCTTTTTGCCTCttcaagctatttttttttttaatctaggtaTCTGCTTCATGGtaattattttgaaaatgttcatTTTCTCTCTGAGCTTATAATAGTTTTGTTTTGGCACGTCACAGCCCATTCTATCGTAACTGGACCTGATCAACCAATCACTGCTATTGTGGGACAGGATATCATGTTATCCTGTCACCTGTCTCCCAGAATGAGCGCTGAGAACATGGAAGTGAGATGGTTCCAAAATAATTATGAAACTTATGTCCATCTGTACCGTGATGGGAGAAATCATTTTGAACAACAGATGCCTAAATATCAAGAAAGGACAGAGCTGCttaaagttggcatcatggatggAAAAGTTTCCTTGAAGATTCTTAATATCAAATGTTCTGATGAAGGGCAGTACAACTGTTTTGTTCAGGATGGTGTTACTCATGATGAAGCCATATTGGATTTGCATGTAGCAGATCAGTGTCTTGTATAGGGGTTACATTTGAATGGCTTtcagatatttgatttttataaTATAACAACTGCGAGAGGTTGCCTTTGAACTGGTGTATTAAAATATTGTGTATCTAAACGTTAGTAAAAAATTACATTCATCATTCATAAGTCATAATCCAAATATTTAGCAACTTAATACATACATTTTACTGCCTATTTCCTTGCCTATAAAAGGTTTCTGACTGACAAAAAGAAGGGGTCCTCAGTTAGAAAGAAAAAGGACTTCTTGATAAATATAAAGGAGTTATAAAGTCTTTTCTGGACTTTGATTCAAGTAGGATTGCAAATATAAAGATTTCCATTTAGCACTCTAGTGTTTGTTTGAAAAGGTCCAGTTGTGGCAGAAGAATACTAGAAGGAAAAGTCAGTGTCTAGTTACTGCTGCTAGATGAGGTTGGGCAGTTGTCCATGTCTGTACTGACATCTGTATGTGGAGTCATTGCTTATGACCAGGCTATGATTTCATGTATGATTTCCCCTTTCCTGCCTTTTCCCAAAAGTACACATAGACATTTATATTCAACACCACATAAAGCCTGCCAAtgctgcctttggatgtctacAAAACTGTGCCTTCAGTGATTATAACAAGGAACTAACACAAACATCTCATGTACTaagctgttgtcatccctaccctattgtatgggtgtgaaacttggatgacatatTGGAAACACTTGAAAGCTTTGGAATATTACCACCAGTAGTGTCTTTGGGAAATActccatatcaattggaagaagagaaaaatgaactcagcattctggctcaagcaaacaccatcaGCACTAGTACCATGTTTATATACCGCCAGCTGCCTTGGACTGGACACATCATAAGGATATCTGGCAACCGGATCCCAAAACAGCCCCTATACTCCCCATTTACTGATGGTTACcactccagaagtgggcaaaagaagagattgaaGGACACCTTGAAAACCAATATGAAAAAATGTggtattaacatcaatacctgggataTACTTCAGGCATAGAATTTTCCCAATGGCACCATGATGTATGACAAAGCCTTGATTTTTTTCAACTCACCTCATGATGGAGGCACATAggagagaaaaatggaaaaagctgTGATCTGACATCACTTGCATCTACTCCTTTATCCCACTACTATGTGTCATGTCTGCGGGCAAACATGCAGATCTTGGAGTGGCTTCATCAGTTATTTACagactcaccaatgacttccctGTTTACCGAAAGagtcatcctcatatcaagggactgccaatGATGACATGGGGTCAGGAAAATGTATTTAAGAACTTCGGACTGGAAGGGATTTCCTGGACCACTGTGTCCTGTGCAGTGCTACTGAAGGCATCAAGTCATATAATCCCTTATATGAACTTTTTAAGTTCTGACTTAAGAGGCTAAGGTTTTTACACCAACTCTCCCAAGGGGGATGCTGTTACACGTGTTGAGTTCTCTAACAGTTAAGAAGCCTCTCCTAATTTCCTGACTATATTAACTCATGGCCAGCCTAGACCCATTTCTTTTTGGGCCAAGGTTGCTATTAGCTTCAATCACTGTTTTCCTTCTTTAATTTGTGCCTCTTCATGTATTTATCAATCACAGTCATGTCCCATTTACAGCTTTCATTTTCATGTGCTTTATATTCCCTAATTATTCTAGTAGCACATCTCTGCACCTTTTCTAGTTTCAGTCCATGTTTCTTGAACATGGATAACATGCATTATTGtaacgcctcagctctgtattcttgggcaaccctggcacaggatgcagtctgtctgactcacaaaggactcaccccctcctctacctaaacgaaactgattaagatgcagtgagagacgcacctaaaactctccagataagggtgataagagtgaacaactgccctcggtctcatctgcatccgAGAtagaaccagatgaccattcatttacatgagagatggaaaacagaaagcctgaagcagagactgcagtgaattctgggaccagagaagcaggagagcgctgcatgatggggaatctgtgcttccaatgttaattaacccatgttcacacacacccagctcagcatttatcagaccagttctaatctggatttgctaaggacttttctccccccagacacacacacacagctctaagtttaataggcatctcgggccgtgcattccccggtcccactatgggaggcctatttaaacttgattgactaaaactcggttgccgggttagggaatgctgaggcaagagaccgagtccgagggggtacgggcaacatttgaacaatggttaagggttcatcacagcatccagcctgctggagccctaatcccaggtgttgttgtatctttcccgagacgactggtgggagtcctctccacaaaaggttatgagcaccccaataattgctttaagtctgttaaaagactatagtaaaatctggaaaagtcatgctaagctgaggcttgtgcacaacaagtaaaaattcaaaatcctgatactgcaagctatctattgttcctgaagaaaccatgagatatcccatcaggatatctgccatccataggcatctcaagctggctcccaagtatttgggttactccctaatcttaagtgtttcctgattatcaatcagtttcctgagatggtccaaaccagataaccccttgtcgatagaaaagacaatgatttacactactgagggtgcttcaaagcagctgaactgag includes:
- the LOC132243658 gene encoding butyrophilin subfamily 2 member A1-like, translated to MHNEGSIPGCSARGGVALSLCALVTAHSIVTGPDQPITAIVGQDIMLSCHLSPRMSAENMEVRWFQNNYETYVHLYRDGRNHFEQQMPKYQERTELLKVGIMDGKVSLKILNIKCSDEGQYNCSVPLISVEDYQEGGIRMVCRSGGWFPKPNVVWRDPRGESALPFAEAFPLPSLTGDSIRPFLSLEYATVQVTFHTAPLTPPCTAPERGS